One Micromonospora sp. WMMD812 genomic window carries:
- a CDS encoding Pls/PosA family non-ribosomal peptide synthetase, which translates to MTTDPRPVAIPPMVTAPAVPAVFRSSSAPVRRTLVDIIDETVRAHPGADALDDGATPLTYRELAAEVEAVRMSLAGHGIGVGDRVGVRVSSGTAELYLAILGVLAAGAAYVPVDADDPEERAELVFAEADVAAVLGDGLTVSLRRTPAGRTGRPGPDDDAWIIFTSGSTGTPKGVAVSHGAAAAFVDAEAQLFLAGESNEAIGPQDRVLAGLSVAFDASCEEMWLAWRHGACLVPAARSLVRSGVDLGPWLAEQRITVVSTVPTLAALWPVEALEEVRLLIFGGEACPPELAQRLAVEGREVWNTYGPTEATVVACAARMTGEGPVRIGLPLAGWELAVVDGSGAPVAMGETGELVIGGVGLARYLDPGKDAEKFAMLPALGWQRAYRSWDIVRAEPEGLLFVGRGDEQVKLGGRRIELGEVDAALQALPGVAGAAAAVRRTAAGNQLLVGYVVPHDGVAFDGATAALRIREQLPAALVPLLAVVDALPTRTSGKVDRAALPWPLATEEDAAGELTATEEWLAGGWAEVLGLRPTEPEADFFNHGGSSLNAAQLVAWIRRRHPQVSVADLYLHPRLSRLAAVLDALETTAATRREVRPTPRRAGLVQAVLMVPMLALVGLRWLTVLAALGNVLALLAPAPWAPVASWWWVALGWALLFSPLGRIAVAAGGARLLLRGVRPGSYPRGGSVHLRLWAAERLAELTGATSVAGASWMITYARALGAQIGPDVDLHSAPPVTGLLKLGRGAAIEPEVDLSGHWVDGDVVRIGKVRVGAGARVGSRTTLMPGARVGKGARIAAGSTVAGVVPANQRWAGSPAAPAGKDPADWPGPRPRRSRIGSHLWAVAYGMTAQLLGLVPAVAALPALALLGWALAVRPALGSVLAAVAVATVAYVVGYALLVLGAVRALSIGLHAGYHPVQGRVAWQVWTTERLMGMARVGLFPLYASLFTPVWLRLLGARVGRGVEASTVLAVPAMTTVADGAFLADDTMVATYELSHGWLRVAPARVGKQAFLGNSGMAAPGRSVPKRGLVGVLSSAPRKAKKGSSWLGAPPMPLRRTVEAVDTSRTSDPPVRLKLARAAIELCRIVPVMFAAALAVGVLAVLAFVWRTAGWWAAALASGPVLLGAAIAAAAIATAAKWLLVGRFRVAERALWTSFVWRNELADTFVEVLAAPWLVRFATGTPLLTAWLRTLGAKIGRGVWLETYWLPEYDLVRLGDGATVNRGCVVQTHLFHDRVMRMDEVALGAGAALGPHGIVLPGASIGARTTVGPGSLVTRGDAVPCDSRWLGNPIATWPPPVAPPA; encoded by the coding sequence ATGACGACTGATCCCCGGCCGGTCGCGATTCCGCCGATGGTCACCGCACCGGCGGTCCCCGCGGTGTTCCGATCCTCCTCGGCCCCGGTCCGCCGCACGCTGGTCGACATCATCGACGAGACCGTGCGCGCGCACCCCGGGGCCGACGCTCTCGACGACGGTGCCACGCCGCTGACGTACCGTGAACTGGCCGCTGAGGTCGAGGCCGTACGAATGTCGCTCGCCGGGCACGGGATCGGCGTCGGCGATCGGGTGGGCGTCCGGGTCTCGTCCGGTACGGCCGAGCTGTACCTGGCGATCCTCGGTGTGCTCGCGGCGGGCGCGGCCTACGTGCCGGTCGACGCGGACGATCCCGAGGAACGCGCCGAGCTCGTCTTCGCCGAGGCGGATGTCGCCGCGGTGCTCGGTGACGGGCTGACGGTGTCGCTCCGCCGTACCCCGGCGGGCCGGACGGGCCGGCCCGGCCCGGACGACGACGCATGGATCATCTTCACCTCCGGTTCGACGGGCACCCCGAAGGGTGTCGCGGTCAGCCACGGCGCGGCGGCGGCTTTCGTGGACGCCGAGGCGCAACTGTTTCTCGCCGGCGAGTCCAATGAGGCGATCGGCCCGCAGGACCGGGTCCTGGCCGGGTTGTCGGTGGCATTCGACGCGTCGTGCGAGGAGATGTGGCTGGCGTGGCGGCACGGCGCCTGTCTGGTGCCGGCCGCGCGGTCGCTCGTCCGCAGCGGCGTCGACCTCGGTCCGTGGCTGGCCGAGCAGCGCATCACCGTGGTGTCGACGGTGCCGACGCTCGCTGCGCTGTGGCCGGTCGAGGCGCTGGAGGAGGTCCGGCTCCTGATCTTCGGCGGGGAGGCCTGCCCGCCGGAGCTCGCGCAGCGCCTGGCCGTCGAGGGCCGCGAGGTCTGGAACACCTACGGGCCGACCGAGGCGACCGTGGTCGCCTGCGCCGCGCGGATGACCGGCGAGGGGCCGGTACGCATCGGGCTGCCGCTGGCCGGCTGGGAGCTCGCGGTGGTCGACGGGTCCGGCGCTCCGGTCGCCATGGGCGAGACCGGCGAACTGGTGATCGGCGGGGTGGGGCTCGCCCGCTACCTAGACCCGGGCAAGGACGCCGAGAAGTTCGCGATGCTGCCCGCTCTGGGCTGGCAGCGGGCGTACCGCAGCTGGGACATCGTCCGGGCGGAGCCCGAGGGACTTCTGTTCGTCGGCCGCGGCGACGAACAGGTCAAGCTGGGCGGGCGCCGGATCGAGCTGGGTGAGGTCGACGCCGCACTGCAGGCGCTGCCGGGAGTCGCCGGTGCTGCCGCCGCAGTGCGGCGGACCGCGGCGGGCAACCAACTGCTGGTGGGGTACGTGGTCCCGCACGACGGCGTCGCATTCGACGGCGCGACGGCGGCGCTGCGGATCCGTGAGCAACTGCCGGCCGCGCTCGTTCCGCTGCTGGCCGTGGTGGATGCGCTGCCGACCCGGACGTCCGGCAAGGTGGACCGGGCCGCGCTGCCCTGGCCGCTGGCCACCGAGGAGGACGCGGCGGGTGAGCTGACCGCGACCGAGGAGTGGCTCGCTGGCGGATGGGCGGAGGTTTTGGGCCTGCGCCCCACCGAGCCGGAAGCGGACTTCTTCAACCACGGCGGCAGCAGCCTGAACGCGGCGCAACTGGTGGCGTGGATCCGGCGCCGGCACCCGCAGGTGTCGGTGGCCGACCTCTACCTGCACCCGAGGCTGTCGCGGCTCGCGGCGGTACTCGACGCGCTCGAAACCACGGCGGCGACGCGCCGGGAGGTCCGGCCGACGCCGCGGCGTGCGGGGCTGGTCCAGGCGGTGCTGATGGTGCCGATGCTCGCGCTGGTCGGGCTTCGCTGGCTGACCGTCCTGGCCGCACTCGGCAACGTCCTCGCCTTGCTCGCTCCGGCGCCCTGGGCACCGGTCGCGTCGTGGTGGTGGGTGGCGCTGGGCTGGGCGCTGCTGTTCAGCCCGCTCGGCCGGATCGCCGTGGCCGCCGGAGGAGCGCGACTGCTGCTCCGCGGGGTGCGCCCGGGCAGCTACCCGCGCGGAGGCAGCGTGCACCTGCGGCTGTGGGCCGCCGAACGGCTCGCCGAGCTGACCGGCGCCACCAGCGTCGCCGGAGCATCCTGGATGATCACGTACGCGAGGGCGCTCGGCGCGCAGATCGGCCCCGACGTCGACCTGCACTCCGCGCCGCCGGTCACCGGCCTGCTGAAGCTCGGCCGAGGCGCGGCGATCGAGCCGGAGGTCGATCTGTCCGGCCACTGGGTCGACGGCGATGTCGTCCGCATCGGCAAGGTACGCGTCGGCGCGGGCGCCCGGGTCGGGTCCCGCACAACCCTGATGCCCGGCGCCCGGGTCGGCAAGGGCGCGCGCATCGCCGCCGGCTCGACCGTGGCCGGCGTCGTACCGGCGAACCAGCGCTGGGCCGGCTCACCGGCCGCTCCCGCTGGCAAGGATCCGGCCGACTGGCCCGGGCCGCGTCCCCGACGATCGCGGATCGGGTCACACCTCTGGGCGGTCGCGTATGGGATGACCGCCCAGTTGCTGGGGCTGGTGCCGGCCGTCGCCGCGCTGCCGGCGCTCGCCCTGCTCGGCTGGGCGCTCGCCGTCCGACCGGCACTCGGCTCTGTGCTGGCCGCCGTCGCGGTGGCGACCGTCGCCTATGTCGTGGGCTATGCGCTGCTGGTGCTCGGGGCCGTCCGGGCGCTCAGCATCGGCCTGCACGCCGGGTACCACCCCGTGCAGGGGCGGGTGGCGTGGCAGGTGTGGACGACCGAGCGGCTGATGGGGATGGCCCGCGTCGGGCTGTTCCCGCTCTACGCCAGCCTCTTCACGCCGGTGTGGCTGCGGCTGCTGGGTGCCCGGGTGGGGCGCGGGGTGGAGGCCTCCACGGTGCTCGCGGTGCCCGCGATGACCACGGTTGCCGACGGGGCCTTCCTGGCCGACGACACCATGGTCGCCACCTACGAGCTGAGCCACGGGTGGCTGCGTGTCGCCCCGGCCCGCGTGGGCAAACAGGCGTTCCTCGGCAACTCCGGGATGGCGGCACCCGGCCGTTCCGTGCCCAAGCGTGGGCTCGTCGGCGTGCTGTCGTCGGCGCCGCGCAAGGCGAAGAAGGGCTCGTCGTGGCTCGGCGCGCCGCCGATGCCCTTGCGCCGTACCGTGGAAGCGGTAGACACCAGCCGCACCTCCGACCCGCCGGTCCGGCTGAAGCTGGCCCGGGCGGCGATCGAGCTGTGCCGGATCGTCCCGGTGATGTTCGCCGCCGCCCTGGCGGTCGGCGTCCTGGCCGTGCTCGCGTTCGTGTGGCGGACGGCCGGGTGGTGGGCGGCCGCACTCGCCTCCGGGCCGGTGCTGCTGGGTGCGGCGATCGCCGCCGCCGCCATCGCGACGGCTGCGAAGTGGCTGCTGGTCGGGCGGTTCCGGGTCGCCGAGCGTGCGCTGTGGACCTCCTTCGTGTGGCGCAACGAGCTCGCCGACACGTTCGTCGAGGTCCTCGCCGCGCCGTGGCTGGTCCGCTTCGCGACCGGCACGCCGCTGCTCACGGCGTGGTTGCGCACGCTCGGTGCGAAGATCGGCCGGGGCGTCTGGCTGGAGACCTACTGGCTGCCCGAGTACGACCTGGTGCGGCTCGGCGACGGGGCCACGGTGAACCGCGGTTGTGTGGTGCAGACCCACCTGTTCCATGATCGTGTGATGCGGATGGATGAGGTGGCACTGGGCGCGGGAGCCGCGCTGGGCCCGCACGGCATCGTCCTGCCGGGCGCGAGCATCGGCGCGCGGACCACGGTCGGGCCCGGTTCGCTGGTGACCCGCGGCGATGCCGTGCCGTGCGACAGCCGGTGGCTGGGCAACCCGATCGCGACCTGGCCGCCGCCGGTCGCGCCGCCAGCATGA